The sequence GGTGCGGCAGCAGACCATCATCCACTCCCTGCTCTTCATCGCCGGGTTCACCTGCGTCTTCGTCCTGCTGGGCGCCTCGGCCACCCTGGTCGGGGACTTCCTGCATGAGCACAAGACCGCCATCCGGCGCATCGGCGGCATCCTCATCGTCGTCTTCGGCATTCACGTTGCGGGCTTCTTCGACATCACCATGCTCCTCGGCGAGAAGAAGCTTACCCTGCACCGAAAGCCCGCCGGCTACCTCGGCAGCGTCGTCGTCGGCGTGGTCTTCGCCGCGGGGTGGACCCCCTGCATAGGCCCGATCCTCGCCACCATCCTGGCCGTCGCTGCCACCGAGGGACGCGGCGTCTGGCTCCTGCTTGCCTACTCCATGGGGCTCGCCATCCCCTTCTTCCTCGCCTCGCTGGCCCTGCACCAGTTCCTGATTTTCTTCAGGCGCTTCAAGCGGCACATCCGGCTCTTTGAGGTCATCACCGGCGTGTTCATGATCGTGATCGGCGTCCTGATCTTCACCAACTCCATGGTGCTGATCAGCAGCTACACGAGCGCCTGGTTCGGCGAGTGAACGGCGCCTCCATAGCCATTCAGCTCTGCGTCTCCGACCTCGGGACCACCGAGGCCTTCTACGCCGGCATCCTGGACCTGCCGCTGCAACGGCCGATCACCACGCTTGGCGCTCCTGAACACCTGCTTTTGGAGACGGAGGAATTTCAGATCATCTTCGTGGAGGATGCTGCGGTCGCGCAACTGCATCCGGTCCTGCAGGCGCGCCTTGAGG is a genomic window of Geomonas ferrireducens containing:
- a CDS encoding cytochrome c biogenesis CcdA family protein translates to METTNISMVGAFVAGLLSFLSPCVLPLIPSYITYITGLSFSDLNAEHPSHKVRQQTIIHSLLFIAGFTCVFVLLGASATLVGDFLHEHKTAIRRIGGILIVVFGIHVAGFFDITMLLGEKKLTLHRKPAGYLGSVVVGVVFAAGWTPCIGPILATILAVAATEGRGVWLLLAYSMGLAIPFFLASLALHQFLIFFRRFKRHIRLFEVITGVFMIVIGVLIFTNSMVLISSYTSAWFGE
- a CDS encoding VOC family protein, whose translation is MNGASIAIQLCVSDLGTTEAFYAGILDLPLQRPITTLGAPEHLLLETEEFQIIFVEDAAVAQLHPVLQARLEGFPRGVGMTIHLAVEGIADIYQELLEEDLEILYPLERKPYGTYELWCFDPDGYLVVLEEPVD